ccaaaGAAAAGCCAATTGcattaaaacatttatatatatatatattgatagtcTGCACTATTTCTTTTAAGTTGTGGTCGTACAAATGAGTAAATTTTCATAGGATGATAGATAAGCTTGTAAATATCAAGTAGGAAAAGTACCCGTATGTGTCTATCACAAAACCGCTGACAAAGGTAATGTAGTGTGGAAAAATCAAGTTGTAAACTTCCCCATCGATGCTAATTTTGTCAGATTTCCACTGAAAGAGGTCTATCAATACATATTTCTTTTCATGCATGCATTACTTTGTTTCAGACGATGCAATAAGACAACCAGCACAGGTTTGAGACCATTTGCATGTTAATTGTAGATTCTTGTCTTGTCATTTAATTTGTAGTTTATTTGGTTATATCAGGGGTTGCCAGCTAAAAGGTTGACCCAGTTTCATAGTCCAATGAAATCCAACTAGCAAGTCTGACTAGGGTTGTCTTTATATTGGAACTGAATGAATTTTCATCTTATGTAGAAATTCTAGCCAGAAATGTGAGCCCGATGCACAAAATTTCAGAGAGAAAGTTCTAGTATTCCTGAACTAGAAGAATCTAAGAAGCTCTCAAGTTACAATGAAGAACAAAACAGAGGGGAACAAGATAAATAAGTGTATTATTCCTTACAGGGATATAAGTGTTGATGTGGTGGATTGTGAGGTTGAGTTGTGTTTATATTTCCCCAACATATGCAGAGATCTGATTCATCTGAAACTGTTTCAAGAAATGGTGCATACTCGATTATGGCTGGGTGATAGACAAAGGGTTAATCTGATGTGGCGGAATGGTGATCAAAATTGGCCACAATGTTTATTGTGCGATGAGGATTTTGATAGGTTTTGGGAGAAGGCTGAACCTAATGGTAAGGGTTTTATTGAACTTCATGTGTCTGTATTTAGTGTTGAACCTCCATTGTTGAATGATACTGTTGAATATGAAGTTAAAGAATAACATGGAGATAATGGTGGGACATCTGATGAAGTGGAAGTTAATGAACAAAAAGGATTTAATGAAGACGAAGTTAATGAACAACATGGAGCTAATGGTGGCAAATCTGACGAAGTGGAAGTTAATGAACAAGGAGGTAATGGTGGAAAatctgatgaagaggaagaaaatgaacatCAGGGAAGTAACGGTGTCAAATCTGATAAAGAACCTCACCTATATGAACAACAGGGAGGTAATGGTGGTGTGCTAACAACTGCAACAGCACTAGATGCACAAAATGGTTTGGTACCATCAGGGATTATGTTTTTCACGAGTGAGGCCATAGAGAGTTGGCCTCTATTTCTCAAACACTTGCCAAATTGATATGTGAATGTTATCCTTTGGCAAAGTTTGGATATGTTTGTTTCTGGCTTGTAATTGATTCAAACTTGgaaatgtttatcttttgaacaacTTTAGTGTTATTTTTAGCTTGAACAACTTCTATGTTATCTTCGACTAGGTTATTCACTCAGATGACTCGACCCGAGTTTGTCCCATAGGGGTTATTCACTCAGTTGAACTCGACCTGTTATGACTACTCTTTTTTTGTAAGGAAACAACCCGTTTAAAACAACAAAATATATTTCTACATATATTTCACGTCCTTCAAAGATCACaacacatcttcttcttttttatagaTAAAAGTTCCTAAGAACCAAATTACATGATACTGCTAGTTATGGACTCCAGATTACTAGTCCAGTTTGAAAAGACATGAGTCTCCTCATAGTTAGATAAGATTAAGTCTCCTGTGATAAACGGTATTAAGTAGTTTATATTGTTTCCATGCCAATATTTAGTAGAAATACTACCTGTACTAATCATAGCCAGGTTTACAGACAAAGAATTTGCAGATCTGTTTGACATCACCATCACCTCTGTCTCACAACTTAGCATCCTTTTGAACTCTCTTCTAGTCTAGGGAATTAAAGAAATGTTATTTTTACCTTTGTCATTTAATCAGTTGATTTAAATCCAACACTCTCAATTTTTTTGAACTTGCACTAGTCTTTGAAaatgctatttttattttatttttgaagagGATTGTGTGCTTTGTCAAATTAATACTATCATTTCTGTTTGAATCATATAAATATGTGTTTAGTCGTTAATTGAAGAGTAGAAAATCAACCATCATCAAGATTTAAAGATTTGATCAAACAGTCAAGCCTATGATGATCTCTTTCTTGGGGTCTTCAATGGGTCCAAAAACAAGCTCAGTTCTTTGTCCACTGGATTGGATATAAACCCTAATCATCAATCCTTTTCACAAAGCAACCGACCTCCACGTGATGTGATTTGTCTTTTATTTACAGAAATTATGAAATAAGAAAATGAAGTTTTATCTTTTGTCAGAAGGGGCTGTACAGGAAATATCCACTCAAAACTGTGCAGGGAATATCTACAACTATAAGGCTATTATGGTCTTTCCGTATCACCGTGGATAACAGCTGCACACTAAGAATAATAGTAAACAAGGGTTATTCAGGTGTTTTGGCGCCAACAACATATTTAGATgtagtgatttctcttcatctGAACAACCTTGTTTACAATGACAGGTTTCCGCGCGTGCCATTCACATATGCATGCGTgactaaaataaataaacacatattttattaataattaaaaacaaaaaaaaatatttttttataaaattataAAAGATGTCGGGACATGTGTATGGAGAATGTTCTGACACCCTTGCCCAAAGAttctaaaaaaacaaaacaataagacgtgtattcttatttatttacctGTTTAcctttatattttttaattttcctTTATTATTTCCTATTAACAATAATAATTTTGGGCAGTTTTTGATACTTACATTTTTATTAACATTATAAATAGGTAAACAATTATGGATAGTCAAGTAACTATGGTTTCCTTAATACTGtcttattttattaataatttaaatatatatatatatatatatgaaattagaCGATTCGGGACAATGTATGTGAAGAATGTCCCGACACCCTTGCCCAAGATTAATTTTGCCTATTCATTTAATCAGTTGATTTAAATTCAACACTCTcaatttttttgaacttgtactaATCTTTGAAaatgctatttttattttatttttgaaggggATTGTGTGCTTTGTCAAATTAATACTATCAATTTTGTTTGAATCATATAAATCTGTGTTTAGTCAGTAATTGAAGAGTAGGAAATCAACCATCATTAATATTTAAAGATTTGATCAAACAGTCAAGCCTCTGATGATCTGTTTCTTGGGGTCTTCAATGGGTCCAAAAACTAGCTCACTTCTTTGCCCACTGGAATGGATATAAACCCTAATCATCAATCCTTTTCACAAAGCAACGGACCTCCACGTGATGTGATTTGTCTTTTATTTACAGAAATTAtgagagaagaaaaataaagttttatcttTTGTCGAAGGGGCTGTACAGGAAATATCCACTGAAACCTGTGCAGGGAATATCTACAACTATAAGGCTATTATGGTCTTTCCGTATCACCGTGGATAACATCTGCACGCTAAGAATAATTGTAAACAAGGGTTGTCCAGATGTCGTGGACCCAACAACATATTTCGATGCAGCCATTTCTCTTCACCTGAACAACTTTGTTTACAATGACAGGTTTCCGTGCGTGCCATTCACATGCGTGACAGATGCTTCCACCCCACACCAAATCatatagatttgtgtttattcagTAATTCAAGACTAAATTGGTCGCATTGCCCCAAAGTTGCTAAAATATTAGGTAAAGTACAGGttatataataaataaaataatataagtgAAGTGGATTATACCTTGTAACGGCCGTATTTCCCAAAACTGGTCGTAGATAAGCCAGATGTAGGCACATGTTATGATTAAGGTAGAGCTGGCATATACTACTTGATGTCCAAATGCGCCTCCCACTTTCCCCAGCTGTCtgaccaaaacaaaaacaaaaaaagactcCCACTTCACTGTGTTGGCTACTCATCTTGGTTGGGATTTAAATCTGCATTAAATTCAGACACGAAGAGAAAGAATTTAGTGATTTTGTTGTGCAGAAGATCTGTTTTGTGGTaattgaagaagttgttgagttCATCAATGGTGAagcgaaaataaaaaaaatgtaagtACTTCCAGATCCATTTACTCTTGTACTTTAGTAGTATTAGGTTGTTGGAGCTTAGAATGCTGGTTGGACTTCAATTTCTGTTGGTATTTCTGATTTTATTGTTGCAATTTATAGTTATCACTTAGTGTGTGTGTAACAAACAAGTAGACATTCAGATCTAGATGAAtgattgatttcttttttttttttttttgggaagcaTGTTGAATGATTAAATTAATGAATGATTGATTGAGGATTCTGTTGGATCTGCTCACCTGTGTTCATTTTTTAGTTTGAAGTGTTTAAATATTActacttttttcttctcttcaaccCCATAAAGATGAACCCTTTTACTTTATTTAGCAAGTTGTCTGTTACAGTGACACAATAGTCAAGAGATATAAAGGAccactttttattttttgattgatCGGACCACTTTAATATCTTGTCTGTAACActtggggggtggggggggggggggggggtgagcaTGGTTATTCAATGGATTCTTTCACAGGAAAATTAGTTTTTTGTCTTGCAATTTCCAGACCAATCATGAGTACATAGTAGCATATACTACCTTAAACCCAACATCTGTTTTGTTCTTTGTTCCCTTGATCCCAACATCATGGAAGAACATCAAAGATTGTGATGCCCCCTATTATTTAGTCAACAGATGTTCCCCTCTCCATAAAGTTTTGATTTGATCGTTTGTTGTTCCTGTGGTCTAAAGGTGTTCTGTTGTTTGCAGGGTCACACCAGATTCCGACGTGCACAAAACTAGTGATGACAACCTTTCCATTGCTGATTTGTTTAAGAGGAAAAAGGGCAAGGAGAAGGTGAACGCCACAAGGTTTATAGACATAGACAACCATGAGTACTGTAGTGATTTTGATGAGTACCCTTCTGTAAAAGAGGACCGGGTATTTGACATTGACCGCTGCGACACTGATGCTGACTATCACTCTGGTTTTTCAAGTCCAGATTACGAGTGGTCTGGTGGTGATACTGATACTGATGACGAAAAAATCCCCATGCCGGAAGAAATATTGAGGAAAAACGTCATGGGATACATTGCAGATGGGACAAGGtgtaataccaaaaccattagGAAGGAAATCTTGATGGAGGATGATAATGTTAAGTTACCAACCGCGACTGTGCGCCAAGTACTGCATAGCTTCCTTGTACAGACCCATGGATCCTATATAAACAGCTTCAAGTAACTCTACTGTCTCCCCAATTTTTGTGTCTGTTAAATTGTTGTAGTTAGCCATGTGTATGTTGTTAATGttattctttttgtgtttgcttgaACTCAGTTTAGTACCTGAGTTATGCCGACAGATTAAAGAAAAGAACCCAGGGATCATTGCAATTTGGAGCAGCCACCCGATGACTAAAGAGTTTGAAGGGTTGTGCATTGCCTACAAGGCATCTCTTGAGGGGTTCATGGATGGATGCAGACCTATTATAGCTTTAGATGGGTCCGTTTTAGACAGTATGTATGGTGGAACAGTTTTGACTGCTGCTTCAATTGATGCTGACAATGGCATGTATCCTCTTGCGGTTTACATCTGCAGGACAGAACACATGAAAGAATGGGACAAATTTCTAGCGATTATCGCACCATACCTGATGGACCCCAAAACCAGCAGGCCAATTACATTTATTCACGATTTTACCTATGGTGAGACATTGAATTCTTATATTTATCAGTTATGCATATGTCTTGGATGTGTCCAATGTACTTGAGTGCTGTTGTTACAGGCATCCAATCCGCCGTTGAAAAGAACTTCCAGGGTGTAACTTGTTTTCAAAGATTATGCGGTCGTCAGATGCTGCGTCATATTGGGCATTTTCATGGAAATCTTCGGAGTGCAGCATTAAAGGTCGGAAAAGCTTACAATGAGAATGACCACAACGATGCTCTAGAAAAGTTGGATAACCGTCTAAGACGCTGGATTGAAACAGGTGGACGGGAAAATTGGGCTAGGCACTTGTATCACCCTTCTTCCAGTTGCCCGCAAATGACGAACATCTTAAGCAAAGCTTTTAACAAGTGGATTACTGATTTAAAGTGTTTTCCCATATGCCAGTGGGTTATAGGTTTTGAAGCTAAGCTTATTCGCTTGTTTAGAACAAGGAGAAGGAATGGATGGTTGTGGAAAAATAAAGATATCCTCCCAAGAGCAAGtaaaaagttaaaagaaaagttaAAAGAACAATTCCGTAATGTAGTCGAGCTTGAAAGAGGACAAATGGTAGACCTGGGGCAGAGACTGTGCAGTTGCGGGGAATGGCAGATATCTGGTATACCTTGTGTGCACGCTATGGTTGTTCTTACGAAAAACAAACCACCACTCTTTAAACGGTAAGTCATCTTTggattactttttttttctttgaaaagtGGTTTACCGATAACAATAGTAAGCTGGAAAAATCCAGTTAGGTACTAAGTTACTAACACGGTTTTTATTCTTTATAGATATGTTCACAAGTGTTACACTGTCAAGAAGTACCGTACATCCTATGCCGGTATTATTAACCCAATGGCCAGCATGACAGTATGGCGGCAGGAAACACGAACCATTATGAACCCACCACCACTGAAGGTTCCTAAAGGACCTTCATACAAAAGGCCCCGCAGAAGATAGGCTATTAGTACAGAAGAAAGCCTGAACCCTGAGAAACTCCACTATTTAAGAGATGAACTTATTATCATGAGTATTTATTTTGATTTCGTaattgtctttttcttttttcggtAAAAATTTGGTTGGTCAAAAATAGATTATGAGATTAACTTATGGGGTGATCTCCTTTTCACCCACAACATTATGCTGTCATTTTGTTTTTCGTATGCAGATATGCTGACACATTTCAAGATCCTAAAAGTGTTATTGTGCCTAGTGTTAATGTGTTATTGCGTTACTTTTGCCCCTATTCCAAGATCCTAAAACTGAGATTCTTTTCCGTGAATAAGTGAAGTCACAAGCTTCCTTAGCCTTTCCGTAGAACTTAAAAGGATAAATTATAAATTAAACACTCCAAGTGCAAACCGTTGCCACCATGTCAAATTACCAAACTGGACAAGACAATTAGATTGGATAAGAGTACGTAGTATACATAAGTCAAACACTTCAATCCCTTAGGCAATGACCCTACATATATATCAACGGACCTCCCCTTGAAAAGTCTGTGAGTATTCTAGACAAATTTTCATACGATTGAATAAATTCTGGGTGGACCGAGCAAAAAACCACATAAAAAAACCGCCAGCCACAAAGCTTCCCTGCACAACTCCCGAGGGGCGGGCCccacaattattatttttttgtttcgtgAGAAGCCGTTTATTTTGGTAGTTTTTTGCTCGGTTCATTAAGAACTATCTATTGGACtcttcaaaaatatatatatattggagGGGTGAGGAGAGCAAAGGAGAGAGATAGACATCCTTTTTGAAACCAGAGAAAAACCAgtcttttaagtttttaattTTGAAGAATAACGAGGTTCTTGAGattgaaaaataaattaaacaaCAGTCAGACATGAAAAATCGTTATTTTCTACAAACCTagtgatcaaaaaaaaaaacagtagaaTATGAACGAAGAAACAGTGGTGAACCAACAACAAGTGGTAGAACCGTCGTCGATATTACCGATAAGAAGGGGATCAATAGTAACGAAATGACCAGTTGCGAAGAAACGAAAAAAACCTGAAGATTCATCTAGTACTACAGTAAAGGAAGCTTCGAACAACTTGTGATTGCCAGTGGTGAATCTATTGTTGTTAAATCTGAAGTTAAATGCTAACTATTTACAAGGTTTATCTTAAGTCAAACACTTCATCAGAACAAGTGAATCTTTTACCACTTAATCTTTACTGTGTAGAGAAAgtatgactatttacatgattACAAGTAAATTTTTTACCAGTTCTGTATTGCTTGATGTCCGAATTTGTGCGCGCAAAACATATGAAACATATTTTTCTTTGGTTTTTTGTAGTCAACCCAGATTGTGGATCACATGATAATAGATGAAAACAACCTGAAGTTGGAAAAGATTCAACCGCTCATATGCAGTATAGATGCAGTTTTAATGGATTATGGGAGTTTTTCAATACTTATTTTAAGGAGGATGAAGAAGCCAGAAAGAAGGATTTAGAGCTAGTGTGGTTCACTGAATCGCAGTTAGAGAAGCTTAAGGATAGCCCATTTTGGAATGTACTACagttttttatttatgaaaaaactGAGCAAGGAGATTGGTGGAGGACTGATGATGAAGTAGATAAAATGGTGTCAAAGTACAGTCTTGCTCATGGAAAAGAACATGCTTTTGTTTTTTACGATTCAAATAACAAGCCCGTGGTTGTAAAAAGCACATCTGAAATGTTAGCTGCTTTTTttggattgaagaagaagaagaaaatacggTGCTCAGGATCTGATACAGGTGAAGAAATTAAAACGCCTTCTGAAGAAAAGGGTGTTCCAACAATAGAGAAGATGCAGGGTTTGCTTCCACCTGACCGTAGGAATCGGTTGAGTAAAGTGCATATAGAGCAGTCGATTGTAGCAATAATGAAAGTCCATGCAGATCAACAAACTGAAGAGGATTTGGTAAAACTATTTACGCTTTACTTGTGTGTAACAGTGTTCTTCACCCGAAAATGCGGGATCTTGAGTCGGATGAAATTTGAAGGGTACTTTACATCATTGCACAAAATGAATAGGACTTGTTGGGCAGATCTTATTCACTCTCATCTTATGAAAAAAATAAGAGGTCATATCCTGCAACCTTTGAAGAAAAAAGTTTCTGGATGTTCGATCCATTTGTTGGTAAGTTTGATCAACCTTTTGGCGACCTTACTcgttacttaaaaaaaaaagtcagAAAAATTCTAACTCTCAACTGTTTCTTATGCAATATTTGTTTGCTGAACACAATCCTAGTATGAAACCAGTGAACTCTGGAATTCCAAGGTTCAAGAGGTGGAAGATTTCCGAAATTAGTTCTACAATTGAAGATAATGTGGATGGATCAATGAGTAAGGTACAGGGTTTAGGTGTTTTTACACAGTGTACGGGTGTgatgtatttttttatttgactaaggttttttattatgttgtatatttgtATATGTATGTGCAGAtatcaccaaaattgacaaatcCTATCCTAGCTGAAGAGCAAAAACTCGTACAGGAAGAATACCAAGAGAACAAAAATGCCAATGACACAGATACACTGAAACAAGATCTGTACGAATCTGAAATGCTGAAAAAGGTTTGTGAGGAAGATTTTGCTGAACTGCTCAGTGATCATACAGAGCTAGTTAATttcattgaagaagaaaaaaatcatctgcaaaaaatgaAGGACGAAGGTAAGCCAGAGTCAGT
This is a stretch of genomic DNA from Papaver somniferum cultivar HN1 chromosome 1, ASM357369v1, whole genome shotgun sequence. It encodes these proteins:
- the LOC113325715 gene encoding uncharacterized protein LOC113325715 encodes the protein MKNKTEGNKINKCIIPYRDISVDVVDCEVELCLYFPNICRDLIHLKLFQEMVHTRLWLGDRQRVNLMWRNGDQNWPQCLLCDEDFDRFWEKAEPNDNGGTSDEVEVNEQKGFNEDEVNEQHGANGGKSDEVEVNEQGGNGGKSDEEEENEHQGSNGVKSDKEPHLYEQQGGNGGVLTTATALDAQNGLVPSGIMVTPDSDVHKTSDDNLSIADLFKRKKGKEKVNATRFIDIDNHEYCSDFDEYPSVKEDRVFDIDRCDTDADYHSGFSSPDYEWSGGDTDTDDEKIPMPEEILRKNVMGYIADGTRCNTKTIRKEILMEDDNVKLPTATVRQVLHSFLVQTHGSYINSFNLVPELCRQIKEKNPGIIAIWSSHPMTKEFEGLCIAYKASLEGFMDGCRPIIALDGSVLDSMYGGTVLTAASIDADNGMYPLAVYICRTEHMKEWDKFLAIIAPYLMDPKTSRPITFIHDFTYGIQSAVEKNFQGVTCFQRLCGRQMLRHIGHFHGNLRSAALKVGKAYNENDHNDALEKLDNRLRRWIETGGRENWARHLYHPSSSCPQMTNILSKAFNKWITDLKCFPICQWVIGFEAKLIRLFRTRRRNGWLWKNKDILPRASKKLKEKLKEQFRNVVELERGQMVDLGQRLCSCGEWQISGIPCVHAMVVLTKNKPPLFKRYVHKCYTVKKYRTSYAGIINPMASMTVWRQETRTIMNPPPLKVPKGPSYKRPRRR